The Moorella glycerini genomic interval TAGAGCGCCAGACAACTCAAGGGTTAGTGGTGTATTATCTTTCCCTGGCCTGCAACCATTGCGAACATCCTGAATGCTTCCGGGTGTGCCCTAACAGGACCTACCGGAAAAGAAGGGACGGGGTGGTCCTGCACGAAACAGGAAGATGCGATGGCTGCGGGCGCTGTGTCCAGGCCTGTCCCTACGGAGCTCCCCAGTATGATGAACATAAAGGGAAAGTTGATAAGTGCAACCTTTGTTATTCTAGGGTAGATGCCGGCCTGTTACCGGTTTGCGTTGAAGCCTGCCCTGTCGGTGCTTTGCATTTGGTGACAGCAGGCGAGGCAATTTTGGCAGATAGTGTCCAAGAGGTGCCGGGCTTTCCTGAACCCCATCTTACCGGTCCTTCCATACGCTTTATTCTTTCGGGACCGTTCAAAATTATGTTAAAAAAGACAACCAATTAACCCGGAGCATTGTCAGATCTGCTATGAGGAAGGAGGGGGGATATGCCGAAACAATTATTATCCAGCTTGTTGGTGACCATAGCCCGGAATGAAGGCTTAACGGCCCTGGCCAGGCTGCTGGCAGAATACTTCCGCAACCCGGTAATAATTACCGACGCCATCTATCGCATCCTGACCGCCCAGTCTTTTGCCGCCGGTTCTTGCCCCTTTCATGACTACCTGCCTTTACCTGTTAATTCCCGGCAACGCTGGCCGGAAATAAAGGGGAAGATCAACCGGGGAACTTTATCTGCCGCAGAGCACCCGCCTACTCCGTATATTGCCGTAGCTTTAGGCGAGGAAAAACTGGAAGGTTTTATCTTTGTCCTGGAAGTCGTCAATAGCTGGCACGACAACTTAAATGGCGCTCTACTGGAAGCGGCCCTGCCGATAGTGATCGAGATTAAAAAAGAACAAGCGCTCCTGGAGATAGAGCAGAAATATAAAAGGGAGTTTGTCCTGGAAATACTCTACAATAACTTTGAAGACTATGAGACAATCGTTAACAGGGGAAAAGCCTGGGGATGGAATCTGGCTGAACCCTGGGCTTTAATGGTCCTGCAAGGGGACGAAGAAACAAATTGCCCCGCCGGCCGGGAAAACTTGGCTCGCCTCTATAAGATAATTGCTTCATTTTTAGAGAAAAGGGGAGCCATAACCATAGACAACAAAAACCAGATGATAGTCCTGGTGCCTTACCGGCGGGAACAGGATAAAGCCCAAATAAAAACGATGCTGGCAAACCTGG includes:
- a CDS encoding PucR family transcriptional regulator: MPKQLLSSLLVTIARNEGLTALARLLAEYFRNPVIITDAIYRILTAQSFAAGSCPFHDYLPLPVNSRQRWPEIKGKINRGTLSAAEHPPTPYIAVALGEEKLEGFIFVLEVVNSWHDNLNGALLEAALPIVIEIKKEQALLEIEQKYKREFVLEILYNNFEDYETIVNRGKAWGWNLAEPWALMVLQGDEETNCPAGRENLARLYKIIASFLEKRGAITIDNKNQMIVLVPYRREQDKAQIKTMLANLVAQLRNQVKKRFPDTSFSVGIADFYASVTELYRAFQEAKTALKLGTLFKGGESLTYFSELGIIRLLYKMGELELRDYWQSILGPLREYDRQHESELLATLKIYFRCDGDQQETARRLFIHPNTLKYRLKKIEEITALNLNKVEAMVNLYLALQVMHLQTAP
- a CDS encoding 4Fe-4S dicluster domain-containing protein, which encodes MKIFLFQVDRCLGCRSCELACKNEYHLGERQLFRRVQEIERQTTQGLVVYYLSLACNHCEHPECFRVCPNRTYRKRRDGVVLHETGRCDGCGRCVQACPYGAPQYDEHKGKVDKCNLCYSRVDAGLLPVCVEACPVGALHLVTAGEAILADSVQEVPGFPEPHLTGPSIRFILSGPFKIMLKKTTN